A window of the Lolium perenne isolate Kyuss_39 chromosome 7, Kyuss_2.0, whole genome shotgun sequence genome harbors these coding sequences:
- the LOC127314310 gene encoding beta-1,6-galactosyltransferase GALT31A — MAAARPQHRAPPGRVPTRWAAALCTACFFLGVFVVNRYWAVPEPPDCPNKASSGAHSRGVLNQVSQTSEVVIALDRTISDIEMRLAAARAEQMRGQGVPPASDSAVDRGNMGHRMFFVMGIMTTFDNRNRRDSLRQTWMPQGVHLQRLEKEKGIVIRFVIGRSANASPDSEVERAIDAEDKEYSDILRLNHVEGYGGLPVKIQMFLSTALSTWDADFYIKADDDVHVNIGITGSILARHRSKPRVYIGCMKSGPVIANNESKYYEPDHWKFGTAGNNYFRHATRQLYAVTRDLATYISANRHILHKYTNEDVSFGSWLIGLDVEHVDERSLCCGTPPDCEWKAQAGNPCAASFDWNCSGICNPAERMQEVHLRCWEHREASLPQAQS; from the exons ATGGCCGCGGCAAGGCCGCAGCACAGGGCGCCGCCGGGCCGCGTGCCCACGAGGTGGGCGGCGGCGCTCTGCACCGCCTGCTTCTTCCTCGGCGTCTTCGTCGTCAACCG GTACTGGGCAGTTCCCGAACCACCCGATTGCCCAAACAAG GCAAGTTCTGGTGCTCACTCGAGGGGCGTGCTGAACCAAGTGTCACAGACTAGCGAAGTCGTCAT CGCGTTGGACAGAACGATTTCGGACATCGAGATGCGCCTGGCTGCCGCTAGGGCTGAGCAGATGAGGGGCCAAGGCGTGCCGCCGGCGAGTGATTCGGCGGTTGACCGGGGGAACATGGGGCACCGGATGTTTTTCGTCATGGGCATCATGACCACGTTTGATAACCGCAACCGCAGAGACTCGCTCAGGCAGACGTGGATGCCACAAG GCGTGCACCTGCAAAGGCTGGAGAAGGAGAAGGGCATCGTCATCCGTTTTGTTATTGGACGAAG TGCAAATGCTAGCCCTGACAGTGAAGTGGAGCGTGCCATAGATGCAGAAGACAAAGAATACAGTGACATTCTGAGACTT AATCACGTTGAAGGCTATGGCGGCCTTCCTGTGAAGATTCAGATGTTTCTTTCAACTGCTCTGTCCACGTGGGATGCGGATTTCTATATCAAAGCTGATGATGATGTTCATGTCAACATTG GCATTACTGGATCGATTTTGGCACGGCATAGATCGAAACCTCGGGTGTACATCGGCTGCATGAAATCCGGACCTGTTATTGCTAACAA TGAATCTAAGTATTATGAACCAGATCACTGGAAGTTTGGGACCGCCGGTAACAATTACTTCCGGCATGCAACACGGCAGCTGTATGCTGTAACAAGGGATTTGGCGACATACATATCGGCAAACAG GCATATCTTGCACAAATATACAAATGAAGATGTATCATTTGGTTCTTGGTTGATCGGTTTGGATGTTGAGCATGTTGATGAGAGAAGCCTCTGTTGTGGTACACCCCCAG ACTgcgaatggaaggcacaggccggGAATCCATGCGCGGCATCCTTCGACTGGAACTGCTCTGGCATCTGCAATCCGGCAGAGAGAATGCAGGAGGTGCACCTGCGATGCTGGGAACATCGCGAGGCCTCTCTGCCGCAAGCGCAGTCTTGA